In Bartonella machadoae, a single genomic region encodes these proteins:
- a CDS encoding glycine zipper family protein yields the protein MAYIPYSPIVDDASDDRSISSLKKRRGNQDKKTTGYIPYSPIVDDMSDDDGISSVNSQLTTDDISFDEKDLSVWDALRTHGINGFWAGHSDEIQAALEAGVTDYWSGDKKAEEVYNRRVAKERAYQKALEEKHPWWSSGAYFLGSLAPVALSFVPGFQWLGAGGLLRGGSTLGNWGRAALVGAGSGALHGAGAGEGLEDKLLSAGVGGAIGSVAGPVGSVAGTFVSSGVDKIRHAWQSAPFIRGGLNPAYKDVPNKAVREVARTLYDDGVENVAERLASAPRGAFLTDISPNLEVSLANTGQINRHVSDIVNRAHGRRMQGAVDRLRQSADENITPLQDVDIFKSMLKEQGEKTYKHLYDKALAVPVGEKYYPALDKLFENEGFQEAVERAVKILKKDRRKAKPEAFYSRDFKHINYKPTMELLDQTKQSLDYFVRKHENLGDNQMVSIYQSLKKDLVDITDRISPTYKAARDSVAKYAGFEEAISKGKNITKRDVSGVGIAEGLQKGAMPNGVNSYRVGMRDYVDDILKGPNAVRNLSNILQTGRMTDNLSRSLSSKELDAFRRAVDEERFYQDAAKRGVKPFLGTPEPSPFTGVNLPYSKGSTARAGAKMTQNLLSDTIRKLPQKERQLLERDIAKLATFGVKGMSQQEVVEILQRFINLHKKGIKSEYISHVLSSALTRQAGVFARSKLL from the coding sequence ATGGCATATATTCCTTACTCTCCTATTGTTGATGATGCATCAGACGATAGGAGTATATCTTCATTGAAAAAGCGACGTGGTAATCAAGATAAAAAAACAACCGGTTATATTCCTTATTCTCCCATTGTTGATGATATGTCAGATGATGATGGTATATCTTCAGTGAATTCACAACTTACAACAGATGATATTTCCTTTGATGAGAAAGATCTTAGTGTTTGGGATGCATTGAGAACACATGGGATAAATGGTTTCTGGGCAGGTCATAGTGATGAGATACAGGCGGCGCTTGAAGCGGGTGTTACGGACTATTGGAGCGGTGATAAAAAAGCAGAAGAAGTCTATAACAGAAGAGTCGCAAAGGAGCGCGCTTACCAGAAGGCATTGGAAGAGAAACATCCATGGTGGTCCTCAGGTGCTTATTTTCTTGGATCACTTGCTCCAGTAGCATTATCCTTTGTTCCTGGATTCCAGTGGTTGGGTGCAGGTGGGCTGTTAAGAGGAGGTTCAACCTTAGGCAATTGGGGTAGGGCGGCTCTTGTAGGAGCAGGTTCAGGGGCTTTACATGGTGCTGGAGCAGGGGAAGGTTTAGAGGATAAGCTTCTATCGGCAGGGGTTGGAGGTGCTATTGGTTCTGTTGCTGGTCCTGTTGGTTCTGTTGCTGGTACATTTGTTTCTTCGGGCGTTGATAAAATAAGACATGCATGGCAATCGGCTCCTTTTATAAGAGGTGGTTTGAACCCTGCTTATAAGGATGTTCCAAACAAAGCGGTCAGAGAAGTTGCAAGGACGTTGTACGATGATGGTGTTGAGAATGTTGCAGAGCGTCTTGCTTCTGCGCCGCGCGGTGCATTTTTGACAGATATCAGTCCAAATCTAGAAGTATCTCTTGCCAATACGGGGCAAATAAACAGACACGTTTCTGATATTGTGAACCGCGCCCATGGGAGACGGATGCAGGGGGCTGTTGACCGTCTTCGTCAATCGGCAGATGAAAACATTACACCTTTACAAGATGTAGATATTTTCAAAAGTATGCTTAAAGAGCAAGGAGAAAAAACCTATAAACATCTTTATGATAAAGCGCTGGCGGTTCCTGTAGGCGAAAAGTATTATCCAGCTCTTGATAAGCTTTTTGAAAATGAAGGGTTTCAAGAAGCTGTCGAGCGAGCAGTTAAAATTTTAAAAAAAGACCGTCGTAAGGCAAAACCTGAGGCATTTTATTCAAGAGATTTTAAACATATCAACTATAAGCCTACGATGGAGTTATTAGATCAAACCAAGCAGTCTCTTGATTACTTTGTAAGGAAGCATGAGAATCTTGGTGATAACCAAATGGTCTCTATATACCAATCTCTTAAGAAAGATTTGGTAGACATAACGGACAGAATTTCCCCTACTTATAAAGCCGCCCGTGATAGCGTAGCAAAATATGCAGGTTTTGAGGAAGCCATAAGTAAAGGTAAAAATATTACTAAGAGAGATGTTTCAGGAGTGGGGATAGCAGAAGGACTCCAGAAAGGAGCGATGCCTAATGGTGTTAATAGTTATCGCGTCGGGATGAGAGATTATGTCGATGATATATTAAAAGGTCCCAATGCGGTTCGAAACCTTTCTAATATTTTACAAACGGGTCGTATGACTGATAATCTTAGCCGTTCTTTAAGCAGTAAAGAACTTGATGCTTTTAGACGGGCTGTAGATGAGGAAAGATTTTATCAAGATGCTGCTAAAAGAGGTGTGAAGCCGTTTTTAGGGACGCCTGAACCCTCTCCTTTTACAGGTGTTAATTTACCCTATAGTAAAGGGAGTACTGCTCGTGCAGGAGCTAAAATGACTCAAAATCTTTTATCGGATACGATTAGGAAATTGCCTCAAAAAGAAAGGCAACTGCTTGAACGTGATATAGCGAAGTTAGCGACTTTTGGTGTTAAAGGAATGAGTCAACAGGAAGTTGTTGAAATACTCCAACGGTTTATCAATTTGCATAAAAAGGGAATTAAGAGTGAATATATTTCGCATGTGTTGTCTTCGGCGTTGACGCGACAAGCAGGTGTCTTTGCAAGGAGTAAGCTTCTATGA
- a CDS encoding transglycosylase SLT domain-containing protein — MTRSNSPIDEAIRQAAARYGLPESYLYRVAQIESGGNPNARNPRSSAGGLYQFIDSTAKQYGLQDRFDPIQAADAMGILTRDNRNHLSRVLGRAPSEAELYLAHQQGAGGAARLLQNPHAQAAQIVGSNAVGLNGGNRDMRAGDFVNHVLQMYGGQQPSRHPAVYRGSVAQGGFGNRENLLQVLRALLASQEEASEDENDEEEAPLMSDFMRAFYGPFYRV, encoded by the coding sequence ATGACCCGTTCTAATTCTCCTATTGATGAAGCAATACGTCAGGCGGCAGCGCGTTATGGTTTGCCTGAGAGTTATTTGTATCGTGTAGCCCAGATTGAAAGTGGTGGGAATCCCAATGCAAGGAATCCGCGGTCCTCTGCTGGTGGTCTGTATCAGTTTATAGACAGCACAGCCAAGCAATATGGCTTGCAAGATAGATTTGACCCTATACAAGCAGCAGATGCGATGGGTATACTCACACGGGATAATCGCAATCATTTAAGCCGTGTTTTGGGGAGAGCGCCTAGTGAGGCAGAATTATATTTAGCACATCAACAAGGTGCAGGGGGAGCCGCGCGTCTTTTGCAAAATCCCCATGCCCAAGCGGCACAAATTGTTGGCAGCAATGCCGTTGGTTTGAATGGCGGAAACAGGGATATGCGTGCTGGTGATTTTGTCAATCACGTTTTGCAGATGTATGGTGGACAGCAGCCTTCTCGTCACCCTGCTGTTTATAGAGGCTCTGTTGCACAGGGGGGATTTGGCAATCGCGAGAATTTGCTTCAGGTTTTAAGGGCTCTGTTAGCCTCACAGGAAGAGGCTTCAGAAGATGAGAATGATGAAGAGGAAGCCCCTCTGATGTCAGACTTTATGAGAGCGTTTTACGGACCCTTTTATAGGGTATAG
- a CDS encoding phage tail protein, with amino-acid sequence MSTIYDWSLRASDNTRADDLIDWSEGQSPHTVNNSARVMMQRVREYLTDTGSAVVGVVTVHEEQQRTEIKIESTSQFTEYKAGLFIQFQATGKNVGVTTVSLNGLEGKPVYKATERGAQLLSGGEIQNSCVYSLLYSKDGWHLLNPTPVPLSQDFDSSLYPSGFIGSFAMRNVPEGWLLCDGKAYSRTVYRPLFEAIGTVWGAGDEVTTFNVPDFRGMFLRGLDGGRNVDPNRRFASIQTDLMQSHQHEGQTLSLSHFVSNENYWDGNTTDILGHRLRLFEGGVISLFTGIESENIHGYIVEPYTLDDRSDIVLERSGAGETRPINVSIVFAIKT; translated from the coding sequence ATGTCGACGATTTATGATTGGTCGCTTAGAGCGTCTGATAACACACGCGCTGATGATCTGATTGATTGGTCAGAGGGGCAATCCCCCCATACGGTCAATAACAGTGCGCGTGTAATGATGCAGCGGGTAAGGGAGTATCTTACAGACACAGGAAGTGCTGTTGTCGGGGTTGTTACGGTTCATGAAGAGCAACAACGCACAGAGATTAAGATTGAAAGCACGTCGCAGTTTACAGAGTATAAGGCGGGTCTTTTTATCCAGTTTCAAGCGACGGGCAAGAATGTAGGGGTCACGACGGTTTCCTTGAATGGGTTAGAAGGGAAGCCTGTTTATAAGGCAACAGAAAGAGGAGCACAGCTTTTATCAGGAGGGGAGATTCAGAACAGTTGTGTGTATAGTTTGCTTTATAGCAAGGATGGTTGGCATCTCTTAAATCCTACACCGGTGCCTTTATCTCAAGATTTTGACAGCAGTCTTTATCCTTCAGGTTTTATAGGCAGTTTTGCGATGCGCAATGTTCCTGAGGGTTGGTTGTTATGCGATGGGAAAGCCTATTCACGAACTGTTTATCGACCATTGTTTGAGGCGATAGGAACGGTTTGGGGAGCAGGGGATGAGGTGACAACATTTAATGTACCGGATTTTCGGGGGATGTTTTTGCGTGGTTTGGATGGGGGGCGCAATGTTGACCCTAATCGTCGCTTTGCAAGTATTCAGACAGATCTCATGCAGTCACATCAACATGAGGGTCAAACACTTTCTCTTTCTCATTTTGTAAGCAACGAAAACTATTGGGATGGCAATACCACAGATATATTGGGTCATAGGTTACGTTTGTTTGAGGGCGGTGTCATATCGCTTTTTACCGGCATAGAGAGTGAGAATATTCACGGATACATTGTCGAGCCTTATACACTTGATGATAGGAGTGATATTGTTTTGGAACGTTCAGGAGCGGGTGAAACCCGTCCGATCAATGTGTCGATTGTCTTTGCGATAAAAACATGA
- a CDS encoding phage tail protein: MSTIYDWSLTASENAYSDDAINWFEGQLPSTVNNSARVMMQRVKEYLTDTCGVLESVFTNDAAQQRTAIRLESKSQLKEYNNDLVLRFKARGKNIGETTLALNGLEGQAVYKTTERGAEFLSGGEFQQGCIYSVVYNHGLWQVLNPTPIPSPVPVISPYPSGTIGAFAMQFLPSDWLLCDGKAYSRSDYSALYEAIGIRWGGWESHTKFNVPDLRGVFLRGVDDDRQIDPWRSFATLQNDSIKVHDHGGESFSILNSEGEKESWHGDITILWGYELNDQQRLKLAERLGVKVEDIRVHHKFAFPHSHLHMQDVVLERSGEHETRPKNVSVVFAIKT; encoded by the coding sequence ATGTCAACGATTTATGATTGGTCTTTAACGGCATCAGAAAATGCCTACAGTGATGATGCAATCAATTGGTTTGAAGGACAATTACCAAGCACGGTGAATAACAGTGCGCGTGTGATGATGCAGCGGGTAAAGGAGTATCTTACAGATACATGTGGTGTCCTTGAAAGTGTTTTTACGAATGATGCAGCGCAGCAAAGAACAGCCATTAGGCTTGAGAGCAAGTCACAGCTTAAAGAATATAATAATGATCTGGTTTTGCGCTTTAAAGCGCGGGGCAAGAATATTGGCGAGACGACCCTTGCGCTTAATGGATTAGAGGGACAAGCTGTTTATAAAACAACAGAAAGAGGAGCAGAGTTTTTATCAGGGGGCGAGTTCCAACAGGGGTGTATTTATAGCGTTGTTTATAATCATGGGCTTTGGCAAGTTTTGAATCCTACCCCCATTCCTTCTCCTGTTCCAGTTATTTCACCTTATCCTTCAGGCACGATAGGGGCTTTTGCCATGCAGTTTTTGCCTTCAGATTGGTTATTGTGTGATGGAAAGGCGTATTCGCGCAGTGATTATAGTGCTCTGTATGAAGCGATAGGGATCAGATGGGGAGGGTGGGAGAGTCATACGAAGTTTAATGTTCCCGATCTGCGCGGGGTGTTTTTACGAGGTGTAGATGATGACCGTCAGATTGACCCATGGCGTAGTTTTGCAACCTTACAAAATGATAGCATAAAGGTGCATGACCATGGTGGTGAGAGCTTTTCCATTTTGAATAGTGAAGGGGAGAAAGAAAGTTGGCATGGGGATATCACTATTTTATGGGGTTATGAACTGAATGATCAACAAAGATTGAAACTTGCAGAACGTTTGGGGGTAAAAGTAGAAGATATCCGTGTTCACCATAAGTTTGCTTTCCCGCATTCCCATCTTCATATGCAAGATGTTGTTTTGGAGCGTTCAGGAGAGCATGAGACCCGCCCAAAGAATGTATCGGTTGTTTTTGCGATAAAAACGTGA
- a CDS encoding phage tail protein, with product MSTIYDWSLTASENGGADSLINWSEGQSPNTVNNSARMMMQRVKEYLSDTGGAFISTFKIDDKQKKVEIYLNSHTVFSKYQTGIFLRFQSPCTTIGVTTVSLNGLASQPVYKATATGLVQLTGGELQQGCLYSLVYDEEITGWQLLNPTIQKSTSLKRLPCGLIGPFAMENLPSGWLLCDGRAYSREDYRDLFLTIGTSWGAGDGVRTFNVPDLRGVFLRGLDGGRNVDPWRSFASFQGCSLKSHDHFIGPSVSERFSSRKKRDLSVEASLPRRKRAVDEECVGLSDDGYEKCQEAFEELTEHTKPFWFTEADKPARLPWFIRSPFANFLYYSTPITQGLESSGHHEHHLLAERVGGEETRPINVSVVFGIKT from the coding sequence ATGTCAACGATTTATGACTGGTCCTTAACAGCATCAGAAAATGGTGGTGCTGATAGTCTCATCAATTGGTCAGAGGGGCAATCCCCCAATACGGTCAACAATAGTGCGCGTATGATGATGCAGAGGGTAAAGGAGTATTTATCGGATACGGGGGGCGCTTTTATAAGCACGTTTAAGATTGATGATAAACAGAAAAAGGTAGAGATTTATCTGAACAGTCACACAGTTTTTTCCAAGTATCAGACAGGGATATTTTTGCGTTTTCAATCTCCATGCACGACTATTGGAGTGACAACGGTTTCCTTGAATGGGTTAGCAAGCCAACCTGTTTACAAAGCGACAGCAACGGGTCTTGTCCAGCTTACCGGAGGCGAACTTCAACAGGGTTGTCTTTATAGTTTGGTGTATGATGAAGAAATAACGGGTTGGCAACTTCTCAATCCAACGATACAAAAATCGACTTCTTTAAAGCGTTTGCCTTGTGGTCTTATCGGTCCGTTTGCCATGGAAAACTTGCCTTCTGGTTGGCTTCTTTGCGATGGGCGTGCTTATTCGCGTGAGGATTATAGAGATCTGTTTTTGACGATAGGTACGAGCTGGGGAGCAGGGGATGGTGTACGCACCTTTAATGTTCCCGATTTACGTGGGGTGTTTTTGCGTGGTTTGGATGGGGGGCGCAATGTCGACCCATGGCGTAGTTTTGCCAGTTTCCAAGGCTGTTCTTTGAAATCGCATGATCATTTTATTGGTCCCTCAGTTTCAGAGCGTTTTTCCTCGCGCAAGAAACGAGATCTGTCTGTTGAGGCTTCTTTGCCAAGGAGGAAGAGGGCGGTTGATGAGGAGTGTGTTGGTTTAAGCGATGATGGCTATGAGAAATGCCAAGAAGCCTTTGAGGAATTGACTGAACACACTAAGCCTTTTTGGTTTACCGAAGCGGATAAACCTGCACGTTTGCCTTGGTTTATCAGGAGCCCTTTTGCAAACTTTCTTTATTACTCCACGCCTATCACGCAGGGTTTAGAGAGTAGTGGGCATCATGAACACCATCTTTTAGCGGAAAGGGTTGGCGGGGAAGAAACACGCCCGATTAATGTATCGGTTGTGTTTGGCATTAAGACATGA
- a CDS encoding tyrosine-type recombinase/integrase: MPLMNRLNARAVATLGAGKYNDGAGLLLHKRKDGGAQWLLRYTIHGRRREMGLGALRNVSLKKARELATQWRSVLHEGRDPIKEREKQKREAMRNLHYLKDIALDTFESRKAELKGDGKNGGWFSPLQLHILPKLGCLPVSEITQTDIRNVLAPIWHTKAGTAEKALIRLNICLKHAAALGLDVDLQATAKAKALLGKQRYKATNMPAMDWKEIPAFYQTLCKTPTLTQLALRLLILTGVRTNPLCHIHKDQIEDDIWTIPAENMKGKRDATTEFRVPLSTEALEILKQARLLSRNDFFFSATGRGPLAKNCMSNYMQQIGLDACPHGFRSSLRDWLAETTDAPFEVAETILGHTVGGKVERAYRRTDYLEQRRVYMDKWAAYVTSKS, from the coding sequence ATGCCTTTAATGAATCGTCTTAATGCAAGGGCTGTCGCAACATTGGGGGCTGGCAAATATAATGATGGTGCCGGCTTGCTACTTCATAAGCGTAAAGATGGGGGTGCTCAATGGCTTTTACGCTATACCATCCACGGGCGACGCCGTGAAATGGGCTTGGGTGCCTTAAGAAATGTCTCTTTAAAAAAAGCACGTGAACTGGCAACCCAATGGCGTTCTGTTTTACACGAGGGTCGTGACCCCATTAAAGAACGTGAGAAACAAAAACGCGAAGCAATGCGTAATCTCCATTATTTAAAAGATATTGCTTTAGATACTTTTGAAAGCCGTAAAGCAGAATTAAAAGGAGATGGTAAAAATGGAGGTTGGTTTTCACCTTTACAACTTCATATTCTCCCTAAATTAGGTTGTCTACCGGTTTCAGAGATTACTCAAACCGATATACGCAATGTGCTCGCTCCCATCTGGCATACTAAAGCTGGAACAGCAGAGAAAGCTCTCATTCGTCTTAATATTTGTCTCAAACATGCTGCTGCATTGGGTTTAGATGTTGATTTACAGGCTACAGCAAAAGCAAAAGCTTTGTTAGGCAAACAAAGGTATAAAGCTACGAATATGCCTGCTATGGATTGGAAAGAGATACCGGCTTTTTATCAAACACTTTGCAAAACACCAACCCTAACACAATTGGCTTTGCGTCTGCTTATCCTGACAGGCGTTCGTACAAATCCCTTGTGTCATATTCATAAAGATCAGATTGAAGATGATATATGGACCATCCCTGCTGAAAATATGAAAGGAAAGCGTGATGCTACAACAGAGTTTCGCGTGCCTCTATCAACAGAAGCATTGGAAATTTTGAAACAAGCGCGCCTGCTCTCTCGCAATGATTTCTTTTTCTCTGCAACCGGTCGTGGTCCCCTTGCAAAAAATTGCATGTCAAACTACATGCAACAGATTGGTCTTGATGCCTGCCCGCATGGTTTTCGTTCTAGTTTACGTGATTGGCTAGCAGAAACAACAGATGCTCCTTTTGAGGTCGCTGAAACCATTCTAGGTCATACAGTCGGGGGTAAAGTAGAGCGTGCTTACCGTCGTACTGATTATTTAGAACAGCGCCGTGTTTATATGGATAAATGGGCTGCCTATGTCACGAGCAAATCTTAA
- a CDS encoding helix-turn-helix transcriptional regulator, which produces MTENDVLLTDRESAKLLHISVSTFRRHVTNGALPKPLKFGSLSRWLKSDLLNVIEKAKTQRQHLSDVA; this is translated from the coding sequence ATGACTGAAAATGATGTTCTTCTTACAGACCGTGAAAGTGCAAAATTATTGCATATAAGCGTTTCAACATTCCGTCGCCATGTCACCAATGGAGCTTTACCAAAACCCTTAAAGTTTGGTTCTTTATCGCGTTGGTTAAAATCGGATCTGTTGAATGTGATTGAAAAAGCCAAAACACAACGTCAACATCTCAGTGATGTGGCATAA
- a CDS encoding YfjI family protein → MTKHSLDNNENSSVNNTDNDNNPVSLKEHPCLQAIPYEQALQQMGWGELKPINTALLPVEPFNILQMPYRLSRYVYDIADRQQSPLDFVAVSAICALAALIGNGVRIAPKQHDNWYIVPNLWGAIIGNPSTRKTPALKTALQPLADLQTEALQAYQQKNKQAEIEQALEALNQKQKNKQAGKALKNGDTQAARSILAENITKDNQQDEENSRFIVNDTTVEKLGELLKENPRGLLLVRDELSGFLANMERVEYQSERAFYLETFNGDGQFTYDRIGRGTLHIPNATLSIIGGIQPLRIMPLLQAMLSGKGDDGLLQRFQMMVWPDENQEWEWKDKNPNQEAYQEYEKVLRSFYDKPLGSPKHPRIMRFAANAQELFREWWENHHKEIKESKVSVSYQAHLLKMPKTIASLALIIELVEDGRFEITLPSLSTALRWSNYLLSHAKRFYTAGDILVKERANLIIERCNCLPEVFTARDIYRRCWTHLKDKEAVKQALELLCHTNHIRKKFITHQTSKSSTYYEWHPLVKNKNARQ, encoded by the coding sequence ATGACAAAACATAGTCTTGATAACAACGAAAATAGCTCTGTAAATAATACTGATAACGATAACAATCCTGTCTCTTTAAAGGAGCATCCCTGTTTACAAGCCATCCCTTATGAACAGGCTTTGCAACAAATGGGATGGGGCGAATTAAAACCGATTAACACCGCTCTTTTACCGGTCGAGCCTTTTAATATTTTACAAATGCCTTATAGACTAAGCAGATATGTTTACGATATTGCTGACCGTCAACAATCGCCTCTCGATTTTGTGGCTGTCTCTGCTATCTGTGCTTTAGCTGCTCTGATTGGCAATGGCGTGCGCATTGCTCCAAAACAGCATGATAATTGGTACATTGTTCCTAATCTATGGGGGGCTATTATTGGTAACCCTTCTACACGAAAAACACCGGCTTTGAAAACCGCTCTTCAACCCCTTGCTGATCTTCAAACAGAAGCTTTGCAAGCTTACCAACAAAAGAATAAACAAGCAGAGATTGAACAGGCTCTTGAGGCGCTAAATCAAAAACAAAAGAATAAACAAGCCGGAAAAGCTTTAAAGAATGGAGATACCCAAGCTGCCCGTTCTATTTTAGCTGAAAACATAACCAAAGATAACCAGCAGGATGAGGAAAATTCACGTTTTATTGTCAATGACACAACGGTCGAAAAGCTAGGAGAATTACTCAAAGAAAATCCACGTGGGTTACTGTTAGTTCGTGATGAACTTTCTGGTTTTTTAGCAAATATGGAGCGGGTTGAATATCAATCGGAGCGGGCTTTTTATTTGGAAACCTTTAATGGGGATGGTCAATTCACCTATGACCGTATTGGACGTGGAACCCTTCATATTCCCAATGCAACGCTTTCTATCATTGGAGGGATTCAACCCTTAAGGATTATGCCCCTACTTCAGGCAATGCTGTCTGGGAAAGGAGATGATGGTTTATTGCAACGGTTTCAAATGATGGTGTGGCCGGATGAAAACCAAGAGTGGGAATGGAAAGATAAAAATCCCAATCAAGAAGCCTATCAAGAATATGAAAAGGTGCTTCGTTCTTTTTATGACAAACCCTTAGGATCACCTAAGCACCCGCGGATCATGCGCTTTGCTGCTAATGCTCAAGAATTGTTTCGTGAATGGTGGGAAAATCATCATAAAGAAATCAAGGAAAGCAAAGTTTCTGTCTCTTACCAAGCGCATCTTTTAAAAATGCCAAAAACCATAGCAAGCCTTGCCCTCATTATCGAACTTGTTGAGGATGGGCGTTTTGAGATCACTTTGCCTTCTCTCTCAACAGCCTTGCGTTGGTCAAACTATCTGTTAAGCCATGCGAAACGGTTTTATACTGCGGGCGATATCTTGGTAAAGGAGCGTGCAAATTTGATTATAGAACGTTGTAATTGCTTACCTGAGGTTTTTACTGCTCGTGATATCTACAGACGCTGCTGGACGCATTTAAAGGACAAGGAAGCGGTCAAACAAGCTTTAGAGCTTTTATGCCATACAAACCACATTCGCAAAAAGTTCATAACCCATCAGACAAGTAAATCGAGTACCTATTATGAATGGCATCCTTTGGTAAAAAACAAAAATGCAAGGCAATAA